ATGCAGGGCCCCGCGTACCGGGCGGTCCGGGCCCTGCGCGCCCACGCCGACGAGCTCAGCCGCCTGCCCACCACCGGCACTGTCGCCTGCGGGGAAGCGCACCTCGACCTCCTGATGCGCGAAGGGCACGGCCTCGCGTTCGGGCCACGCGAGGCGCTCGAACAGGCCACGCTCGCGTTCGAACGGCTCAGCCGGGAACTCGAGGAGGACGCCGCGCGCCTGACGCCACACCATTCCTGGCAGGAGCAGGTGGCCGGACTGGAACAGGTCACCCCGGCTCCCGGCCGCGTCACCGACGCCTACCGCGCGTCACACGAAGCCGCCCTGGACGCCGCCGCGGGCCTGGTCACGCCCGAGCGTACCTACGACCTCGACTTCCGCAGCGTGCCCGACTGGGCGGTCGGCACCGCCGACCTGTACTTCCTGTTCTACCGCTCCCCGGCGCCGCGGCGCCCGGGCACCGGCAGCGTGTACTGGGTGTTCCCGCCGGGCGAGGACCTCGGCGCGTACCTGCGTGCCCACAACACCAGCGTCATCAAGCTGGTGCACGCCGTGCACCACGGCAGCATCGGCCATCACACCCACAATGCCCGCGCCCGCAACGCTGACAGCGTCCTGGCGCGCGTGGCCGGCACCGACTGCGCCAGCGGCATCGCCATGCTCAGCGCCGGAACCAGCGTCGAAGGCTGGGCCTGCTACGCCGAGGACCTCCTCCTCGAAGCCCCAGGCTTCTATTCGCCCACCGAGGCGCTGCTGCTCAAGAGCTTCGAGCGGCGCAATGCCGCCTCGTGCATTGCCGACATCAAACTTCACCTCGGTGAGTGGAGCCTGGACGACATGCGCGCCTTCTACCGGGACCAGGCAAATTTCGCCCCGGCCCGGATCTGGAGCGAAACCACCCGGAACTCCATGTTCCCCGCCACCCGCCTGATGTACTGGCTCGGCACCGAAGCCATCAAAGACCTGCGGGCCGAACTGAACCTGCCCGCCCAGACGTTCCATGACGCGCTGCTCGCCCACGGCCACGCACCCGTCTCATGGATCGCCGAGGAACTGCGCCAAGCGCACACCCAGGAGACCGCATGACCCTCACCCAGGACCGGAAAACAGACATTCAGCAGCGCTTCCTGCGCGTCGACACGGCCAACGTGGCCGACATCCTCGACGAGATGGGCCACCTGGACTGCGGCCTCGCCAGCGACCTGTGGCCCATCCGCGAGCGCCTGGAACGCATGGCCGGCTGGGCCTACACCATTCGCGGGCAGATGACGCCCTACCCCGGCACCGGCGACCCGAAGAAGATGGAAGCGGTCAGTGGACTGACGCCCGGCCACCTCAGCGTCTGGAGTGGAGGGGGCGCCGAGGGCGTGTGCTTCTTCGGGGAGCTCATCGCGCGGGGCATGCAGCTGCGCGGGTGCACCGGCGCGCTCGTCGACGGCGGCATCCGCGACATCGAATGGCTGGCCCGAATGGACTTCCCCGTCTACGCCCGCTACCGCACGCCGGTGCAGTCGATCGGCCGCTGGGCCGTCAACGCCTGGCAGGTGGACATCTACCTGCCGGGCGCCACCAGCGCCCGCGTGCGCGTCCGCCCGGACGACTTCATCCTCGCCGACGCCGACGGCGCCCTGGTGATCCCACAGGAGATCGTGGAAACGGTGCTGGAACGCGCCGAAGCGCTCACCGAAAAAGAAGCGCGGATCCGCGAGGACCTGGACGCGGGCATGAGCCTTCCAGACGTCCTGACCAAGTACGGGCACGTGTAAGTCATGGACCTCACCCTTCACGATCAACCGGCAGTCGTCACGGCCGCCAGCGCCGGCCTCGGGTACGCCACCGCCCTCGCCCTCGCCCAGGAAGGCGCACGCGTGGCCCTGTGCTCCCGTGACGGCCAGCGCGCCCGCTCGGCCGCCGACCGGATCGAACAGGCGACCGGCCGCCCCGTCCACGCGTACGAAGCCGACGTCGCCGACGGGGACGCCCTGCGCCGCTTCATCGATCAGGCCGCGCAGGACCTCGGCGGCCTGAAGGTCCTCGTGTGTAACGCCGGCGGTCCCCCCGCCGGCAGCTTCACCACCCTCAGCGAGAGCGACTGGATGACCGCGTTCCAGCTCACCCTGATGAGCGTCGTCCGGAGCGTGGACGCCGCGCTGCCACACTTCCGGCAGGGGGGCGGCGGGCGCGTGCTGAGCATCGTCAGCAGCAGCGTGAAACGCCCACTGGAGAACCTGACCCTTTCCAACGCCTACCGCCCGGCCGTCCAGGGCCTGTGCAAGTCCCTGAGCATCGAACTTGCGACAGACAACGTGCAGGTCAACTGCCTGGCACCCGGCCGCATTCTCACCGAACGCATTCAGGTGCTCGACGAAGCCGCCGCCCGCCGGCGCGGCACGACCTGGCAGGCGGTCCGCGAGCGGTCCGAACAGGAAATCCCGATGCGGCGCCTCGGCACCCCCGAGGAGTTCGGGCGGGTCGCCGCCTTCCTGTGCTCCGGAGCGGCCACGTACGTCAACGGCAGCACCTGGCTCGTCGACGGCGGCGCCGTCACCTCCTTCTGACCCGGAGTTCCCATGACCTACGATCCCGACCGCCACGCCACCCTCCTCGCGGACTACTGCGTCGCGGCGCAACCTGGAGACCGCGTGCTGGTCTCCGCCAGCACCCTCGCCCTTCCCCTGGTGGAGGCCCTGCACCGCACCCTGCTGCAGCGCGGTGCGCGGCCGGTCATCCGCCTGAGCTACCCCGGCCAGGTCGAGGACGTGCAGCGCTACGCCAGCGACGCCGTTCTCGACACCCTGCATCCCGGTGACGTGGACGACGCCCGGGCCTTCGACGCCTCCATCCGCATTCTCACGCCGACCCCCTCGGCCCCCGGTCTCGACCCGCAGCGCGCCGCCCGGTACCGCGCCGGCCAGGCGCCCATCAGCCCGAGCCGCCTGCACCCCCGCTGGAACCTCACCCTGTACCCCACGGAGGAGGGCGCCCGCGCCGCCGGCATGACCCTGGCCGAGTACGAGGACTTCGTGGCCAAAGCGATGTTCCTGGACGCCCCCAACCCGGTGGCGCGCTGGGGAGAGGTGCGCGCCTTCCAGGCCCGCCTGATCGACCGGCTCAGCCGCGCCGACGAGGTCCGGCTCACCACCGCCGCAGGCACCGACCTGCGCCTGAGCGTGAAAGGCCGCTCCTGGAGCAACAGCGACGCCAAACGCAACATGCCCTCCGGCGAGGTGTTCACCGCCCCCCTGGAAACGAGTGCGAACGGCACCGTCACCTTCGACGTGCCCACCCTGTACGAGGGTGTGCTCGTGCGCGGCGTCACCTTGACCTTCCGCGACGGAGAGGTGACCGACGCGACCGCGTCCGAAGGCCAGGATGTGCTGCACGCCGCACTCCAGACGGACCGCGGAGCACGGTTTCTCGGCGAACTGGGCATCGGCACGAACGCAGGTATCCAGCAGCCCAGCATGAACATCCTGTTCGACGAGAAGATCGGCGGCACCGTCCACCTCGCCGTCGGACAGGCCTACCCGGAAAACGGCGGAACGAACACCAGCGCGCTGCACTGGGACATGATTCTCGACCTGCGGCAGGGCGGCCGGATGCAACTCGACGGCGAGGACTTCCAGGTGGACGGCCAGTTCGTCGAGTCCGCCGTTCACTAACAATGCTCAGCATCGCCGAGCGGGCACCGAGGTGATGCTCATTCATGTCCGAGACACATCGTCGAATCCAAAGCAGCATCTGCGGCGTGCCGGTGAGTGAATGGGAAAAAGCCGCACTGGGCGGCTTTGATAGGGGAAAATATAGCGCGGTATGCACGCCCTGTCCAGGAGATGCAGCACAGTTCGGGCGGCAGGGCGTGAGCGAGGGGCGTCACTGCTCCGGGCCGCCGTTCTCCCTCAGCGGGGAACGGCGTTCAGCAGCTGCCGCTCGATCAGCTGCGCGGCGATCGGTCCACGAATCCTCCGGAACAGGTGATAGTCGAAGTAGTACACCTGGTTGGCTTTCGTGGCGCGCAGCCGGCTGGTCAGGGGGTTGGCATTCCAGTCCGTGCGGGCCCGCGCCGGCGTGCTCGTCCCGGCAGCCAGCACGATCACGGCGTCAGGGTCGAGGGCCACCAGGCCTTCGATGCTGATCACCTGATCCCGCTTGTCCCCGTCGATCACGTTCAGGCCCAGGTCGTTGAGCAGCCCGCCCGTCCAGTCGCTGCGGCCACTGATGGTGTACGTGTACTTCGCGTCGCCGCCCGCCGTCCACACGACCAGCACCTTCTTGTTCCGGAACGGTCCGGCCAGTTTCGCCCGGGTGTCCTGAACGCCCTTGTTGTAGGCCTTCAGGACGGTGTTGTACGCCTGCGTCCGGTCCAGGGCCTGCGCCAGCACGAGCATCGTCTTCTGCCACTCATTCCGGTCAATGCCCTTGAACAGCAGGGTCGGTGCCAGGCGGCTGAGCTGCGGGTAGACGGGCGCCGCGTAGTCCTCGCCCACGATCAGGTCGGGCTTGAGGGCAGCCAGAATCTCCATGTTCGGATTGAAGCGGTCACCGACGTTGATGGGGCTGCCGGTGATGCGGCTGCCCAGGTACTTGATGTCACGAATGGGCGACCCGAAAGCCGGCGTTTTCAGGAAAGTCGACGCTTCACCGTATCCGACCGGCTGAACGCCGAGGGACAGCAGCAGGTCCAGCGCGTGCGGCCCGAGCGCCACGATCCGGACGGGTTTTTTAGGGAGGGTGGTGGACCCGGCCGTGTGGGTGACCGTCATGGGGTAGGTGACCGCCGAGGCCCCTCCGAGTGCGCAGACCAACAGAACGGAACTCAACCGCTTCAGCATAGGAACTCCTTGGGCTTCGAACGCGGCCTTCACGCCCGCCGTTCAGAGGCCTGCAGAGTCTGACAGATTCCGCCCAACCGGAACGGGCGATGCCTGACCGTGCTGTGCTCCGGCCGTTGCCGCCGGGCTCACACGTGCCATGGGCCGGGGGTACTGGCGCCTCAAAGGAAAAAGCCGCACGGAGCGGCTTTGATAGGAAACAAAAAAGCGCCGTATTCAGCGTCTGTCCAGGACATGCATCACAGTTCAGGGCGTCAACGTGCAGGGCCGTGAGTCACGGCAAATTCCGCACCGGGTACGGATGGTTCCGTTTCACGGTCGAGCGGACTGGCCATTCACTTTCCAGGATCCCTGAACAGATCCCGACGGTTAAGGGAGAATTGCGGGCGTTCAGGCGTGACCAGGTGCCCTGAATCTGGACTCGGAGGGCTGTCTATAAGGCAAATGGTCCAAATCCGCCGTATTGCTCCAGAAATTCGCCGTTCTGGACGGCAAATTTACGCCTCGCTCACAGGAGGGCCGTGAAGGGGCCTGCGACGCGTCCCGAGGGGTAATGGACCCTGGAAACGGAAATCGTCAAGCCTATAGAAAGTTTGGGGAACAATCGACAAAATCCCTGTCAGACACAGCGTTCGGCCGGCGCAGACATGGACCGTTCTGTACCAGGCTGACCACTGCGTCCGGTGCCATGTCATGAGCACGTGGGAAATGACAGCTGGAGCAGGTGCCGGAATGCAACAGCCATGAGGTGATTTCCATGAAGCAGGAGCGGTCACCGCCCATTATTTCTCGTTTCATCCCTAAGCAGCCTTAGGGCATAGATAGGCTAGACCTCTGATTTGACCAATGTCTCGTCCTTGCTTCCGATGAATCTCGGCCTGACTTTCACGCGGCATCCCAACCCGGTCCATGCCCAGGCCATCACGACCCCTCGGGTCGTTCACAGCAAACACCCTGACGATCCTGAGGTATGGCAAGCTTAAACGGTGCCGTCCGATGAGCCCTTCGTCGCGCAGACGCCAGAGCAGGCGCGACTGCTGCTCGACCTCGCCTATGCGCCTGCCCTGGCTGTGCTGATCGGCAAGGAAGCCAGCGCCAGCGAAATCGCCCAGGTGACCAACAACTCCGTGAAGCAGGTGCACCACCGGCTCACGCGCCTGGTAAGCGCCGGCCTGATCGAAGTTGTCGGCGAGCGCCCACGCGGTGGCCGACCGATCAAGCTGTACCGGGCGGTCAGCGAGACGTACCAGGTTCCGATGGCCCTGACCGCCGCCGCAACGGTCGAAGAATGGCTCGAGGGGATGCAGCGCCCTTTTCTGAGTGCGTTCCGCCGGGCCGTCGCGGACACGTACCGCTTCGACGAGGACAATGTCCTTCAGATAGTCCTGGACGACCACCAGCACCTCCACATGAGCCTGGCCACCCAGGGGAATCCGACCAGCCACCGCCGGGGCTACGGCATGGTCCGCAACGCCACCTTGAAACCGGCGGCCATTCAGGAACTCAAGCGGCGACTCAATGACCTCAACGACTGGGTCACGGCACAGGAAGAGGGGGGCCACCCGGAGGCGACCCCCTGCATCCTGGCGCTGCTGTTCACGCCGGGACAGGTTGAGGAAAGTTGACCGATTCGCGTCGCAAGATGAGTTGCCAGGCCAGCGCGCCCGACAAACCCACGATGCCCGCGACACCAAAGATCACCCCGGCGGTCAACCGGTCAGCAATGGGCGCGAGGAGCAGCAGGATCAGCGGCATCCCCGCCATGCCCACCATACTCAGCAGACTCCCGACCCGCCCGTAATACTCGGGCGCCACCCATTTCTGGAACAGCACACTGATGCCCACGTTCGTCAGTGCGTTCACCAGACCCAGGAGGGACGCCAGCACATACATCTGGGGCGCTGATTGTGAAAGTGCCAGGCCCAGCATCACCAGGCCCATCCCTGCCATCCCGACCACCGAGGCCCGCTCGGGGCTCACCTTCTGACCCAGGCCGGCCAGCAGGAAGCTGCCCGAAGCCAGGCCAGCCAGCACCAGACCAAAGAACAGCCCGAACCCCTGCGGCCCAGCGCCCAGCGCTTCCATCCGGACCGGAATCAGCAGCTGCACCGGAGCAAAAGCAGCATTCAGCAACAGGGCCAGCACAGGCAGGCTGATCAACAGTGGGCGGCCGCGAACGTACTTCAACCCTCCCTGGAAGGTCGTCCAGAACCGCTCACCCTGATTCGGCCGTGTGTGGGTGGGGAGGCGTACCAGCAGCAGGAGCAGTGCAAAGACCAAGAAGGACAGGCCGTCCAAAAGCATGGCCGGGCCCTTGCCGATGCTGGCCACCAGGGCACCACCACCCACCGTCCCCACCATCTGCATCGTCTGCGAGGCCCCTTGCATCAGACCACTCGCCCGCTGCAACTGCTCGGCGGGGACCAGGCGGGGCGTGACGCCCTGACTGGCCGGTCCGTAGAACGCGCCAATGAGTCCCGTCAGGAACGACGCGCTGTAAATGACCCACAACGGCATGTCCCCGTGCAGGGCCGCGAATCCCACGCCCAGTTGCAGCGCGGCGCGCAGGAGGTTGCCTGCGATCAATGGCAGCTTCAGTGGCAGACGGTCGACCAGGGTGCCGAAGAGCGGCGAGAGCAGCGCCGGTATCAGCGCCAGGGCGAGATTGACGCCCATCGCCCCCGCACTCCCAGTCTGATGCAGCACCAGAAAACTGGTGGCGATACTGGCCAGCGCGGTGCCCAGGGAACTTTGCGCCGTTCCCAGCCACCAGATCACGAAGTGGCGATTCCAGAGGGTGGCCGGTGCGTCAACTGTAGGTGGTGTGGTCATGCTCCACCTTCTCCCCACGGCTACTCCACGCAACAGAGGGTGCTGTGGACAAGCGATGCTTCTCCTCAAACCCAATTGACGCTGTGGACCCTCAGTGACTTACCGACGAAGCCTCATCTCTGTCCCAGCAATCCGAAAAGTAGAACGGCAACTCACTCAACGCCTCCGCTCCGTGTAGGGTTGCGTTCCTCAATGGCCTGATCAAACTGAACCCATTCCCTTCATCTGGCACCGCGCGCCATAACCCAAGCCTGCCGAACCACTGACCTGATCCACGGTACTGTCAGCTGCTTCGGCGAGGGCTCTTCACGAACACAAGCCGATCTATAAGGAGGGTCTACGGACTTCAATGGCCGCAGGTAGGTGTTTCCTCGTGCGAGACTGAGTGAATCCCCCTTCCGCCTGGGTTGTCTCAGGCAACCTGGACTTCCCCGTCCACTGGCCCAACCTTCACGAGATGCAGAAGGGTGCTCGGCGCTCCCCGCTCCGATGTTACGGGAACCCCATCCGCCCCGCGTCCCAGCCTCGCCGGCCTCCTCGGGCTGAGGTCGCGTGGACGATCAGCGTTCCAGTGCCGTTTCCGCCAGGATGTTCACGCCCTTGCTCAGGTGATCCAACACCGCCGTCGCCTCCGCGAGCTTCTCTCCCAGCGCGGCGATCACCTTCGTCTGCTCCGCCAACGCCCGGCCCTGCTCCTCCACCAGCTCGGTCAGGCTCTGGACCTCCGCCCGGACCTCCCGAGTCAGTTCCACCAGACCCGCGCCGGGGGTGCCGGTCAGGTCCACCTCGACGAAGTAGTTCACCATCGCTGCCGCCACGTCACCCGGTCCCGTGACCGTCCGCGGGTCATGCAGGGTCTGATACAGCGCCCAGTCGTCCGCAGTGAACATCAGGGACCGACCCTTTCCGCTGTGGGCGAGTCGACGGCCGCGCAGGCGGAACAGGGTGTCACTGTACGTGAGGGCGTACCGCCGGGCGGTGCGAGGCGCGAGGTCATACTTGGCGGCGATCAGCGTCCAACCTACTTCCAGGCGACTTGTCGAGAACGGTGTCTGCACGCCCGGAGTATAGGAGGGTGGGCTGAACTCCCCGGTGGCGATGAGGCAAAACCTCCCCGCACCCATCACGCCGACCGGTCGCCAGGACTAAGGAGCGACCGCCCAACGCCACAGGCCAGGCGGGCCCGGTCCATTGAGTGCACCTCGCCGCCTTCCCGTCAACGGCCGGCGCTGTCTGCGGAAGGCCAGCCGTGAAGCGGCAGCGGAGGGACATCAGGGGCGGGCCTGCCCTGTGCCGCACTCTCCCTCTGCGGGGCTCCGAAGCCGCGGACGGACCACGCGTCGCCCCCGAGGCTCGCACCTCCAGGCTCGACGGTGAACCGGTACGCGTGACCGGAGACTGCGGGCGAAGCCCCCTCCGACCTTCGATCTCAGTTCTCCAGATCCCTCACTCTTGACGCCGCCGTTCAGTCCCCTCCCACTGACCGACGTGCACTCCAGATGCCTGAGCATCTGACACCCCGAGCCGTTGACCGGACCGGTCAGAGGGCCGCACGGGATGAAGCGCCCTGCACAGGGGCCGCACCCCCAGGCTCACTGCTTGTCCCCGACCCTTCCTGAAGGCGGCCGGCCCCCACCACCCGTCCAGGCAGAGGAGTGTCCGCGCCTGAATCCTCAGCGCCGCCTTTCGGCTGCCCCGGCTCCCACCCGTGATCAGGATCGGCGGGCCACAGCCGGCCAGGCATCACGGCTTCTTCGTCCCTCGATGCCCTGCTCAGTCCGAGCGGGGGACGTCCGCCCAAGGCGTCATGACCACGCCCGCACTTCCCTCGCCACAGGCAGAAGCCGGTCCCGTGCAACATTCGGGTGGGGTCAGGTTGGGCTTGCCCCGACACTGCGTAGCTGAAGTTAAGCGGCTGTAGCTTGCCGTTCGAACTCGTGGGGCGTCAAGTAGCCCAGGGTGGAATGGCGACGCTGGCGGTTGTAGAAGACCTCGATGAATTCGAACACCGCCTGTCGGGCCACCTCTCGAGTCTCAAAGATGTTCTCGTCCATCAGCTCCCGTTTCAGGGAGCTGAAGAAGCTTTCCACCACGGCATTGTCCCAGCAATCCCCCTTGCGGCTCATACTGCCTCTGGCCCGCATGCGGGCCAGTTCTGCCTGAAAGAGCCCACTCGCGTATTGACTGCCCCGGTCACTGTGATGCATCAGACCGGGAGATGGAAGACGGCGCCGGGCAGCCATCTGAAGGGCAGCCAGCGGCAAGGTGGCCGGCATCTGCGTGTCCATGGCGTAGCCCACCACCGCCCGCGAATGCAGGTCCAGGGTGACGGCCAGGTACAGCCAGCCTTCCCGGGTGGGCAGGAACGTCAGGTCTGACGCCCACACCTGATTCGGCTGCTGCACCTCAAACTGGCGTGCCAGCAGATTCGGGCAGACCGGCATGGTGTGACTGCTGTGCGTGGTTTGCACCCAACGGCGCTTTCCTTTGGCCCGCAGACCACCCAGGCGCATCAGGCGCGCGACCCGCTTCCGGGAGACCCGGAGACCTTCAGCTCGCAGTTCTGCGTGAACGCGTGGTGCCCCGTAACGTCCTTTGCTGCGTTGGTGAGTGTCTCGGATGCGCTGCTGGAGCAGCGCATCCTGCTGCGTGCGCTTGGAAATCGGCCTTCTCCGCCAACTGTGGTACCCGCTCACCGATACCTCCAGGACCCGGCACATCACGTCCAGGCGGTACTGCTCGCGGTGGTCTCGGATGAACTGGTACCTCATCGTGTGATTTCTTTGGCAAAGAAGGCCGCTGCTTTTTTCAGGATTTCACGCTCCTGACGCAGAATCTCGTTCTCTTTGCGGAGTCGCTGAATCTCCTGTTGCTCCGGGGTCAACACCTGCTTCCCTTGACCGGGGAAGGCGGATTCCCCCCTCTGCTGCTCGGCATTCATCCATTTCCGCAGCAAAGAGGCGTTGATGCCCAGGTCGCGGGCGGTGCCCGCGAGGTTGCCGCTGGTTCGGGCGAGTTGTACAGCATCTCGCTTGAACTCGGCGGTATGGATTCTTCGGTTCGTCATGATGGCGCCTCCTATGTTCGAGGCTTATCTCCATCTACGCCATATCGGGTCACCCTCAGGTGGCACCCTATGAACCCTTGAACGCGGGCACCCTTGAGACTGAAGCGACGCTGGCGACCTGGCCTTGACCGGCCTTTGACCTCACCCGTCATCACTTACGAAAGGTGCACGGCAAGGCTCCAGCGTCCGGCACGCCGACCGACCTTGCTCCAAAGATCCTGATCCACCGAATGAGTGCGGGCAAGGGAAGATGCACGCATCGTCCATGAATCACGCGCGGCGTTTGACCGGATTCCAGCAGGGGAACGACTCTGGACGGCGCCTCCCCCGGCGGCCCGCCCCTACCCTGCGCGGCCCACCGCCGACCAGCAAGCAAGCGAACTCGAATGCCTGGCCGGCCGACGCGCCTCCTCCAGCCATCACTTGATGATCATCCGCCCGGAGCAACTGACGGTGTCTGGTCGTCGCCCCATCCGGCGTTCACTCAGCTCTCCGCCTGGCCGGACATCTCCGAAAAGGCGTCATTCCATTCCCCTGCTTACCCGCCCGACACACGCGGGTCACGCCGCCGCGTCTCTCCGAATCGCCCCATGTCCAAGTCAATCGAGGCTCTCCCTCTCTTCTGGTTTTGGTGTGGCGCCAGCCGCTCGGTCCACGCAGGCGCAGGTGAGGGGGCTGACCCCTCAGGTGGCTGGGAAGACATTGGCGGTCAATGTCGGGTTGGGACCTGGTCGCCACCTCCGAACCAGGTTCGCCTCCTGACCCTCCTGATCACGATCGGATGTGCACCTGTATCAAACTCTGGAGTGGCACTCTCGGCACCC
This is a stretch of genomic DNA from Deinococcus ficus. It encodes these proteins:
- a CDS encoding DUF885 family protein, producing MTDASSLAEDYLRLHAQLRPVDATFMGLSGHDHQLPPASLDCVDAELDALATLRGRLRHASRPTTAGARLDAGLLGAQLTVTEAELRRAPRQQNPAWATGEAAFSVISLLLPGEHSGAAERADALRVRLEALPGFLGEARAHLQGRGAPGDWTRRACLEAHATANLLERGLPRHPLWQAPMQGPAYRAVRALRAHADELSRLPTTGTVACGEAHLDLLMREGHGLAFGPREALEQATLAFERLSRELEEDAARLTPHHSWQEQVAGLEQVTPAPGRVTDAYRASHEAALDAAAGLVTPERTYDLDFRSVPDWAVGTADLYFLFYRSPAPRRPGTGSVYWVFPPGEDLGAYLRAHNTSVIKLVHAVHHGSIGHHTHNARARNADSVLARVAGTDCASGIAMLSAGTSVEGWACYAEDLLLEAPGFYSPTEALLLKSFERRNAASCIADIKLHLGEWSLDDMRAFYRDQANFAPARIWSETTRNSMFPATRLMYWLGTEAIKDLRAELNLPAQTFHDALLAHGHAPVSWIAEELRQAHTQETA
- a CDS encoding RraA family protein, translated to MTLTQDRKTDIQQRFLRVDTANVADILDEMGHLDCGLASDLWPIRERLERMAGWAYTIRGQMTPYPGTGDPKKMEAVSGLTPGHLSVWSGGGAEGVCFFGELIARGMQLRGCTGALVDGGIRDIEWLARMDFPVYARYRTPVQSIGRWAVNAWQVDIYLPGATSARVRVRPDDFILADADGALVIPQEIVETVLERAEALTEKEARIREDLDAGMSLPDVLTKYGHV
- a CDS encoding SDR family oxidoreductase, which encodes MDLTLHDQPAVVTAASAGLGYATALALAQEGARVALCSRDGQRARSAADRIEQATGRPVHAYEADVADGDALRRFIDQAAQDLGGLKVLVCNAGGPPAGSFTTLSESDWMTAFQLTLMSVVRSVDAALPHFRQGGGGRVLSIVSSSVKRPLENLTLSNAYRPAVQGLCKSLSIELATDNVQVNCLAPGRILTERIQVLDEAAARRRGTTWQAVRERSEQEIPMRRLGTPEEFGRVAAFLCSGAATYVNGSTWLVDGGAVTSF
- a CDS encoding aminopeptidase, coding for MTYDPDRHATLLADYCVAAQPGDRVLVSASTLALPLVEALHRTLLQRGARPVIRLSYPGQVEDVQRYASDAVLDTLHPGDVDDARAFDASIRILTPTPSAPGLDPQRAARYRAGQAPISPSRLHPRWNLTLYPTEEGARAAGMTLAEYEDFVAKAMFLDAPNPVARWGEVRAFQARLIDRLSRADEVRLTTAAGTDLRLSVKGRSWSNSDAKRNMPSGEVFTAPLETSANGTVTFDVPTLYEGVLVRGVTLTFRDGEVTDATASEGQDVLHAALQTDRGARFLGELGIGTNAGIQQPSMNILFDEKIGGTVHLAVGQAYPENGGTNTSALHWDMILDLRQGGRMQLDGEDFQVDGQFVESAVH
- a CDS encoding iron-siderophore ABC transporter substrate-binding protein; translated protein: MTVTHTAGSTTLPKKPVRIVALGPHALDLLLSLGVQPVGYGEASTFLKTPAFGSPIRDIKYLGSRITGSPINVGDRFNPNMEILAALKPDLIVGEDYAAPVYPQLSRLAPTLLFKGIDRNEWQKTMLVLAQALDRTQAYNTVLKAYNKGVQDTRAKLAGPFRNKKVLVVWTAGGDAKYTYTISGRSDWTGGLLNDLGLNVIDGDKRDQVISIEGLVALDPDAVIVLAAGTSTPARARTDWNANPLTSRLRATKANQVYYFDYHLFRRIRGPIAAQLIERQLLNAVPR
- a CDS encoding ArsR/SmtB family transcription factor; translated protein: MPSDEPFVAQTPEQARLLLDLAYAPALAVLIGKEASASEIAQVTNNSVKQVHHRLTRLVSAGLIEVVGERPRGGRPIKLYRAVSETYQVPMALTAAATVEEWLEGMQRPFLSAFRRAVADTYRFDEDNVLQIVLDDHQHLHMSLATQGNPTSHRRGYGMVRNATLKPAAIQELKRRLNDLNDWVTAQEEGGHPEATPCILALLFTPGQVEES
- a CDS encoding MFS transporter; the protein is MTTPPTVDAPATLWNRHFVIWWLGTAQSSLGTALASIATSFLVLHQTGSAGAMGVNLALALIPALLSPLFGTLVDRLPLKLPLIAGNLLRAALQLGVGFAALHGDMPLWVIYSASFLTGLIGAFYGPASQGVTPRLVPAEQLQRASGLMQGASQTMQMVGTVGGGALVASIGKGPAMLLDGLSFLVFALLLLLVRLPTHTRPNQGERFWTTFQGGLKYVRGRPLLISLPVLALLLNAAFAPVQLLIPVRMEALGAGPQGFGLFFGLVLAGLASGSFLLAGLGQKVSPERASVVGMAGMGLVMLGLALSQSAPQMYVLASLLGLVNALTNVGISVLFQKWVAPEYYGRVGSLLSMVGMAGMPLILLLLAPIADRLTAGVIFGVAGIVGLSGALAWQLILRRESVNFPQPVPA
- a CDS encoding IS3 family transposase (programmed frameshift) produces the protein MTNRRIHTAEFKRDAVQLARTSGNLAGTARDLGINASLLRKWMNAEQQRGESAFPGQGKQVLTPEQQEIQRLRKENEILRQEREILKKGSGLLCQRNHTMRYQFIRDHREQYRLDVMCRVLEVSVSGYHSWRRRPISKRTQQDALLQQRIRDTHQRSKGRYGAPRVHAELRAEGLRVSRKRVARLMRLGGLRAKGKRRWVQTTHSSHTMPVCPNLLARQFEVQQPNQVWASDLTFLPTREGWLYLAVTLDLHSRAVVGYAMDTQMPATLPLAALQMAARRRLPSPGLMHHSDRGSQYASGLFQAELARMRARGSMSRKGDCWDNAVVESFFSSLKRELMDENIFETREVARQAVFEFIEVFYNRQRRHSTLGYLTPHEFERQATAA